Proteins co-encoded in one Acidobacteriota bacterium genomic window:
- a CDS encoding SDR family oxidoreductase, which yields MRILVTGGAGFIGSHLCERLLNEGNEVICLDNFFTGRKVNIAHLIDNKQFEVIRHDVTEPIFLEVDQVYNFACPASPVHYQYNPVKTVKTNVMGMINMLGLAKRVKARILQASTSEVYGDPIEHPQTESYWGNVNPIGLRSCYDEGKRVAETLMMDYHRQSNVDTRIVRIFNTYGTRMLENDGRVVSNFIVQALRGEELTIYGDGSQTRSFCYVSDLVDGIIKLMNAEGDDVHMPVNLGNPGEFTMKELADEVGIATGKDIRIKYLPLPQDDPKQRKPNIERATSLLNWQPTVPLAEGLKKTAAYFSGVING from the coding sequence ATGCGAATACTTGTAACCGGCGGAGCCGGATTCATCGGTTCACATTTGTGTGAACGCCTTCTCAATGAGGGCAACGAGGTCATCTGCCTCGATAACTTTTTCACCGGCCGCAAGGTGAATATCGCTCACCTCATCGACAACAAGCAGTTTGAGGTCATCCGGCACGACGTGACGGAGCCGATCTTTCTAGAGGTCGATCAGGTCTATAATTTCGCGTGTCCCGCATCGCCGGTTCACTATCAGTACAACCCGGTCAAGACCGTCAAAACAAATGTGATGGGAATGATCAATATGCTCGGGCTCGCGAAACGCGTAAAAGCGAGGATCCTGCAAGCATCGACCAGCGAAGTTTACGGCGACCCGATCGAGCATCCGCAGACGGAAAGCTACTGGGGCAACGTCAACCCGATCGGCCTCAGAAGCTGTTACGACGAAGGCAAACGCGTTGCTGAAACACTTATGATGGATTACCACCGCCAAAGCAACGTTGACACGCGTATCGTGCGTATTTTCAACACTTACGGGACGCGAATGCTGGAGAATGACGGTCGCGTGGTATCGAATTTCATCGTTCAGGCACTGAGAGGCGAGGAATTGACGATCTACGGCGACGGCTCGCAGACACGTTCGTTCTGCTACGTCAGCGACCTCGTGGACGGCATCATCAAACTGATGAACGCCGAGGGCGACGATGTTCACATGCCGGTCAACCTCGGCAATCCCGGCGAGTTCACCATGAAGGAACTAGCGGACGAAGTCGGCATCGCCACAGGCAAAGATATCCGCATCAAATACCTGCCGCTGCCGCAGGATGACCCAAAACAGCGTAAGCCAAATATCGAACGGGCCACTTCGCTTCTAAATTGGCAGCCGACAGTTCCACTTGCTGAAGGGTTGAAGAAAACGGCGGCCTATTTTTCCGGAGTTATCAACGGATGA